The segment AAGAGACTCACAACACAACTGTTGGTTTAGAGTTACTTTGGGCATTAGAAGGTGCAATTGAAGGTAAACACTGGTCGGTGATTCCTCAATCTCGTCGTGACGAGTTAATGCAGAAGCTTTAAGTTAAAAACTTACCTTAAGTTTAAAAGCACTCTTTACGAGTGCTTTTTGTTTTTCAGCAGCTTTCTGTATTTAAGAAAAGTGAACCCAGATTGAAATTAAAAATCGACTTTCCCTTTCTTATTAACCATAGATGAAGGACATTTAATAATAATGAGCCGACTATTTTGGAGTAATTAATGAGTCGTAAACTGATACTGGGTTTAGTTTTAGTCGCTGTGGTTGTTTTTCTCGGTATTGAATTTAGCCAATATCTAACTCTTGAGAATGCAAAAGCTCAACAAGCAAACCTTTCTCACTACATTGAGCAAAACCTTCTCTACTCAGCGCTGATATATTTTGTTGCTTATGTGGTTATTACCGCCTTTTCCATTCCCGGCGCAGCGGTTGTCACTCTACTCGGAGCCGCTTTGTTTGGCTTTTGGTTTAGCCTTGCGTTAGTCTCTTTTGCAAGCACCATAGGGGCAACGCTCGCTTTTCTCAGCAGTCGTTACTTACTTAGAAATTGGGTTCAACAACGCTTCAGTGACAAACTCAACGCGATCAACACAGGTGTAAAAAAAGACGGTTCTTTCTATCTCTTTACACTAAGACTAATTCCCGTGTTCCCGTTCTTCCTTATCAATCTACTGATGGGGCTTACACCTATTTCAACCGCTCGCTATTATTTAGTGAGTCAACTGGGCATGCTTCCGGGTACCGCTGTTTACCTTAACGCAGGCACACAGTTAGCCGAGATAAAGACACTTGCAGGCATTGTTTCGCCAACGGTGTTGCTCTCTTTCGCCTTATTGGGAGTATTCCCTTTCATAGCTAAATGGTTACTGTCTAAACTTCAAAAGAGAGCGATCACCAACGAGTAGTATGAAAATATTCATAGCTCAGCACCCTGCTGAAGCACATATCGTGTACGGATTATTACGTCAGCAAAGCATTCCCTGCGAAGTAAGAGGGGAAACCCTTTTTAGCGTTCGTGGGGAAATTCCTTTTGACGAGTCTTCATCACCTTATGTCTGGCTGCTGAACCTTAGCTTCATAAAACAATCAGAAGCCATTGTCCGTGACTACTTGCACCCTATAAACGGAAATGAGCCTGAATGGCGTTGTGAGCATTGTGGGGAACAAAACGAACCACAGTTCGGATTATGTTGGAACTGCGGCTCAGAGAACAATTAGAGAACGGCTACGCTTTCAGCGTTAACTGTTTGTTGATGAAGTCGATAGAAACGCGGTTAAAGACTTCCGGCTGCTCGATATTACATACGTGGCCGCAATTGGGAATTTCCCAAAGCTCACTTTTCTCATGCATAGCAACCATATCTTTAACTGGCTGAATAAACATATAGTCACGCTCCCCCATCAAATATAAGGTTGGAATCGGTAACTCTTTGTCACGGAAGCAACGCATCATTGGATTGATTTCTGCGCCAAGCGTAAACCAGCGCTTAAACTCCTTCTGGCAGAGTTTCTTTGCTTCTCTAACGAATAAATTGCGAGATTGCTTTTGG is part of the Vibrio diazotrophicus genome and harbors:
- a CDS encoding TVP38/TMEM64 family protein; translated protein: MSRKLILGLVLVAVVVFLGIEFSQYLTLENAKAQQANLSHYIEQNLLYSALIYFVAYVVITAFSIPGAAVVTLLGAALFGFWFSLALVSFASTIGATLAFLSSRYLLRNWVQQRFSDKLNAINTGVKKDGSFYLFTLRLIPVFPFFLINLLMGLTPISTARYYLVSQLGMLPGTAVYLNAGTQLAEIKTLAGIVSPTVLLSFALLGVFPFIAKWLLSKLQKRAITNE
- a CDS encoding DUF7577 domain-containing protein; this translates as MKIFIAQHPAEAHIVYGLLRQQSIPCEVRGETLFSVRGEIPFDESSSPYVWLLNLSFIKQSEAIVRDYLHPINGNEPEWRCEHCGEQNEPQFGLCWNCGSENN